A stretch of Microbulbifer sp. SAOS-129_SWC DNA encodes these proteins:
- a CDS encoding outer membrane protein transport protein, translating into MDRFNCPRKQMALVATAGALLLSPLASAGGLMVWEIGTPTLGTAGAGWAAMPEDASTAYTNPAGTVWRDHTEMMAAGQLLYGNLDFSNGGASTVPGNDGGNAIEWFPGGGFFAAGHLSDRLGWGFAMAGNVGGVLDYNSSWKGRRFVTETSLIGMSLLPSLSWKASDCLSIGLGLNVMGGYYKYESRPRSGLALGDGRLKYDDIDIGYGGNLGVIYKPTDTTTLGFTYTSEVDWKFRDDLRLKDFGPLFSPLVARLNGARTKIDMTVPQTATVSWQQRLTPYTTLYSNLNWQEWSQFGYIGFEIDNPNQTSATINREYDDTWHGALGVRHRFTAGRLQGWSFSTGVAFDSSMEDLGSRTADLVVDNAWRLGLGARKELCPGLRLDVGYTLVWMGDTRIDQSGGAPFNPRLQGTYDNYALNFFGASVQFEL; encoded by the coding sequence ATGGATCGGTTCAATTGCCCCCGTAAACAAATGGCCCTGGTGGCAACCGCCGGCGCGCTGTTGCTATCGCCGCTGGCCAGTGCCGGCGGCCTGATGGTGTGGGAAATCGGCACGCCCACGCTGGGCACGGCCGGCGCCGGCTGGGCGGCGATGCCCGAAGATGCGTCCACCGCCTATACCAACCCGGCCGGTACCGTGTGGCGTGACCATACCGAGATGATGGCGGCCGGGCAGTTGCTCTATGGAAACCTCGATTTCAGTAATGGCGGCGCCAGCACTGTGCCGGGAAACGACGGCGGCAATGCGATCGAGTGGTTCCCGGGCGGCGGCTTTTTCGCCGCGGGGCACCTCAGTGACCGCCTCGGCTGGGGGTTTGCGATGGCCGGCAATGTCGGGGGCGTCCTGGATTACAACAGCAGCTGGAAGGGCCGCCGCTTCGTCACGGAGACCAGTCTCATCGGTATGAGCCTGCTCCCGTCCCTGAGCTGGAAGGCGAGCGACTGCCTGTCTATAGGTCTGGGCCTCAACGTGATGGGCGGCTATTACAAATACGAATCGCGTCCCCGCTCGGGCCTGGCTCTGGGGGACGGCAGGCTGAAATACGACGATATCGATATCGGCTATGGCGGCAACCTGGGCGTGATCTACAAGCCGACCGATACCACCACGCTGGGCTTTACTTACACCTCCGAGGTGGACTGGAAATTCAGGGATGATTTGCGCCTCAAAGACTTCGGGCCGCTGTTTTCGCCGCTGGTCGCACGGTTGAACGGCGCGCGTACCAAGATCGATATGACGGTGCCGCAGACGGCAACCGTCAGCTGGCAACAGCGCCTTACGCCGTATACCACCCTGTATTCCAACCTGAACTGGCAGGAGTGGTCGCAGTTTGGCTACATCGGCTTTGAGATTGATAATCCGAACCAGACCAGCGCCACGATCAACCGGGAATACGATGATACCTGGCATGGCGCCCTCGGCGTGCGCCATCGCTTCACTGCGGGCAGGTTGCAGGGGTGGTCGTTCTCCACCGGCGTGGCCTTCGACAGCAGCATGGAGGACCTGGGCTCGCGCACCGCGGATCTGGTGGTCGACAACGCCTGGCGGCTGGGGCTGGGAGCGCGCAAGGAACTGTGCCCGGGACTGCGGCTCGATGTCGGCTATACGCTGGTGTGGATGGGGGATACCAGGATCGACCAGAGCGGTGGGGCACCGTTTAATCCCCGGCTGCAGGGCACTTACGACAATTATGCGCTGAATTTCTTTGGCGCGTCGGTGCAGTTCGAGCTGTAA
- a CDS encoding transporter, protein MWKGALGLLLLLNMSLANAQSGADLAKKLANPVSSLISVPFQNNFDRDVGPLDQGHRYTLNIQPVIPISLNDKWNLISRTIVPVINQEDVFPQAPEKTGLGDTTQSLFFSPAEPVNGITWGVGPVFLFPTATEDELGTEKWGAGPTAVVLKQTGGWTYGALVNHIWSYGGNRNRADINSTFLQPFAAYTTPSAWTYTLQTESTYDWESEQWNVPVAFLVAKLFKVGQQTYQIQAGPRYYAESPDGGAHNMGFRFNFILLFPK, encoded by the coding sequence ATGTGGAAAGGCGCGCTGGGATTACTGTTACTGCTGAATATGTCGCTGGCCAATGCGCAAAGCGGGGCCGACCTTGCGAAAAAACTGGCGAATCCGGTATCGAGCCTGATCAGCGTCCCTTTCCAGAACAATTTTGATCGCGACGTCGGCCCGCTCGATCAGGGGCACCGCTACACGCTCAACATCCAGCCGGTGATTCCCATAAGCCTGAATGACAAGTGGAACCTGATCAGCCGCACCATTGTTCCGGTGATCAACCAGGAAGATGTGTTCCCGCAGGCGCCGGAAAAAACCGGCCTCGGCGATACCACCCAGAGCCTGTTTTTCTCGCCGGCAGAACCGGTCAATGGTATTACCTGGGGGGTGGGCCCGGTTTTCCTGTTCCCGACCGCCACCGAGGATGAACTGGGTACCGAGAAATGGGGCGCGGGTCCCACCGCTGTGGTGCTGAAGCAAACCGGTGGCTGGACCTATGGCGCGCTGGTTAACCATATCTGGTCGTACGGCGGCAATCGCAATCGCGCCGACATCAACAGCACTTTCCTGCAACCTTTTGCCGCCTACACCACGCCGAGTGCCTGGACCTACACCCTGCAGACGGAATCCACCTACGACTGGGAATCGGAGCAGTGGAACGTGCCCGTGGCCTTTCTGGTGGCCAAGTTGTTCAAGGTGGGACAGCAGACCTACCAGATACAGGCCGGGCCGCGCTATTACGCCGAGAGCCCGGATGGCGGCGCTCACAATATGGGTTTTCGTTTTAATTTCATTCTGCTTTTCCCGAAATAG
- a CDS encoding acyl-CoA dehydrogenase family protein, which translates to MDFALTEEQQMIQDAARQFAESELKPVAAELDHTGNRALLLEKLKQLAELGFMGINIDPDFGGTGAGSIAFSLAITELARGCASTATTTSVTNMVAEVIQAVGNDDQKAYFLPKICSGEYAAGSFCLTEPGSGSDAAAMRTRAAKEGDEYVLNGSKLFISSAEFAGVFVVWAVTDTDAPKGKGISCFLVEAGTPGLIIGKAEEKMGQKASVTNEVAFDDCRIPAANLLGEENRGFRIAAGELAGGRIGIGSLALGIGLEALDCARGYLQEREQFGKPLAHFQGLQWQLADKYTELEAARLLLMQAAWQKDAGQPFGPAASMAKLYASEKANEACYVALQMHGGVGYTREYPLERMARDVRITTIYEGTSEIQRLIIARHLLQGVR; encoded by the coding sequence ATGGATTTCGCACTCACCGAAGAACAGCAGATGATCCAGGACGCCGCGCGCCAGTTTGCCGAGAGTGAACTGAAACCCGTCGCCGCGGAACTGGACCACACCGGCAACCGCGCCCTGTTGCTGGAAAAGCTCAAGCAGCTGGCCGAGCTCGGTTTTATGGGCATCAATATCGATCCCGACTTCGGCGGTACCGGCGCGGGCAGTATTGCCTTCAGCCTGGCCATCACCGAGCTGGCGCGTGGCTGTGCCTCGACCGCTACCACTACCTCGGTCACCAACATGGTGGCGGAGGTCATCCAGGCCGTGGGCAACGACGATCAGAAAGCGTATTTCCTGCCGAAGATCTGCAGCGGCGAGTATGCCGCCGGTTCCTTCTGCCTGACCGAACCCGGTTCCGGCTCCGACGCCGCGGCCATGCGCACCCGCGCGGCCAAAGAGGGCGACGAGTACGTGCTGAATGGCAGCAAGCTGTTTATCAGCAGCGCGGAATTCGCCGGTGTCTTTGTCGTCTGGGCGGTGACCGATACGGACGCCCCCAAGGGCAAGGGCATTTCCTGCTTCCTGGTGGAGGCGGGCACGCCGGGCCTGATCATCGGCAAGGCCGAGGAAAAGATGGGGCAGAAGGCCTCGGTGACCAACGAAGTGGCCTTCGACGACTGCCGTATTCCCGCCGCCAACCTGCTCGGCGAGGAAAATCGCGGCTTCCGCATCGCCGCCGGTGAACTGGCCGGCGGCCGTATCGGTATCGGCTCGCTGGCGCTGGGTATCGGCCTGGAAGCGCTGGATTGCGCGCGCGGCTATTTGCAGGAACGCGAGCAGTTCGGCAAGCCGCTGGCCCACTTCCAGGGCCTGCAGTGGCAGTTGGCCGACAAGTACACCGAGCTGGAGGCGGCGCGCCTGCTGCTGATGCAGGCGGCCTGGCAGAAAGACGCCGGCCAGCCGTTCGGCCCGGCCGCATCCATGGCCAAACTCTATGCCAGTGAAAAGGCCAACGAGGCCTGCTATGTGGCCCTGCAGATGCACGGCGGTGTCGGCTATACCCGCGAGTATCCGCTGGAGCGGATGGCGCGCGATGTGCGCATCACCACCATCTACGAGGGCACCAGTGAGATTCAGCGCCTGATTATCGCGCGCCATCTGCTGCAGGGCGTGCGCTGA
- a CDS encoding DMT family transporter, whose product MRDSPAVDNRRAYLLALSAVLCWSTVASAFKLSLRYLTPLQLVSVASLVSTLLLALVVAKSRNWALLRSAWRRHWYWYLLLGFCNPFLYYLVLFNAYHLLPAQQVLPLNYTWGILLALLSVPVLKQRLRPQDLLAAMLCYGGVLVIATGGSLVNLQFEQPLGIALALFSTLIWCCYWLLNTRIGGSAPVNLLLGFLCGLPWLGLALVVQGSWQSPPLAGWLGAVYVGLFEMGIAFLLWQAALLACDNTARISNLIYLSPPLSLLLIALLVGEQIQKATIVGLVLIMLGVAIQNGALRRLLRLRPRGV is encoded by the coding sequence ATGCGCGATTCCCCTGCCGTAGACAACCGCCGCGCCTACCTGCTGGCCCTCTCCGCCGTGCTCTGCTGGTCCACGGTGGCCAGCGCGTTCAAGTTGTCGCTGCGCTATCTGACCCCGCTGCAGCTGGTGAGCGTGGCATCGCTGGTGTCCACGCTGCTGCTGGCGCTGGTGGTGGCGAAGTCGCGCAACTGGGCTCTGCTCCGCAGCGCCTGGCGGCGCCACTGGTATTGGTACCTGCTGCTGGGGTTCTGCAATCCGTTTCTCTATTACCTGGTGCTGTTCAATGCCTACCACCTGCTGCCGGCGCAGCAGGTGCTGCCGTTGAACTACACTTGGGGCATTCTGCTGGCGCTGCTGTCGGTGCCGGTGCTGAAGCAACGGCTGCGCCCGCAGGATCTGCTGGCGGCTATGCTCTGCTATGGCGGGGTCCTGGTGATCGCCACCGGTGGCAGCCTGGTCAACCTGCAATTCGAACAGCCGCTGGGTATCGCGCTGGCCCTGTTCAGCACCCTGATCTGGTGTTGCTACTGGCTGCTCAATACGCGCATCGGCGGCAGCGCGCCGGTCAACCTGCTGCTCGGCTTCCTGTGCGGGCTGCCGTGGCTGGGGCTGGCGCTGGTGGTGCAGGGTAGCTGGCAGTCGCCGCCGCTGGCCGGCTGGCTGGGCGCCGTGTATGTGGGCCTGTTCGAAATGGGTATCGCCTTCCTGCTGTGGCAGGCGGCGCTGCTGGCCTGCGACAATACGGCGCGGATCAGTAACCTGATTTATCTCTCGCCGCCGCTATCGTTGCTATTGATTGCGCTTTTGGTGGGCGAACAGATTCAAAAGGCAACCATTGTCGGTCTGGTTTTGATTATGCTCGGTGTCGCAATTCAGAACGGGGCATTGCGCCGTTTGCTCAGGTTGCGCCCGCGCGGCGTGTAG
- a CDS encoding Lrp/AsnC ligand binding domain-containing protein produces MSRQLEDLDRIDRQILRILQRHGRLPNVELARRVNLSPTPCLERVKRLEREGFIRDYVALLDPLKVHAGLVVYIQVTLTDTATEALEAFNDHVSSLEEVQECHMVAGGFDYLIKIRIKDMLGYRRFLGEKLASIPGVRETHTYVVIQEVKTDTAVAVPEPEPKVKSPKR; encoded by the coding sequence ATGTCTCGACAGTTGGAAGATCTGGACCGTATCGACCGCCAGATTTTGCGCATCCTTCAGCGTCATGGGCGTCTGCCCAATGTGGAACTGGCACGGAGGGTCAATCTGAGCCCGACGCCGTGCCTGGAAAGGGTCAAGCGCCTCGAGCGCGAGGGCTTTATCCGCGACTATGTGGCGCTGCTGGATCCGCTGAAGGTGCATGCCGGGCTGGTCGTCTATATCCAGGTCACCCTGACCGACACCGCCACCGAGGCACTGGAAGCGTTCAACGACCATGTTTCTAGCCTGGAAGAGGTGCAGGAATGCCATATGGTTGCCGGCGGCTTTGATTACCTGATCAAGATCCGTATCAAGGATATGCTCGGGTACCGCCGATTCCTCGGCGAAAAGCTGGCCTCGATACCCGGCGTACGTGAAACCCACACCTATGTGGTGATCCAGGAGGTCAAGACCGACACCGCGGTCGCGGTGCCGGAGCCGGAGCCCAAGGTGAAAAGCCCCAAGCGCTAG
- the putA gene encoding bifunctional proline dehydrogenase/L-glutamate gamma-semialdehyde dehydrogenase PutA, producing the protein MSTTLAGQSTDQLHGARQRARQYLHADENQCVSELLAAPRPSDELRQRILHSARELVRHSRQQRSKRGTLDAFLQQFGLSNKEGVALMCLAESLLRVPDADTADKLIAEKVHSGNWSSHRGQSDSLFVNASTWGLMLTGSIVELDPDITDQPSSWMKRLVSRMGEPMVRTSMMQAMKIMGGQYVLGRTIEEALKRGPAENASGTRFSFDMLGEGARTMADAERYFDAYMMAIEKIGKHNTQHDVVEANGISIKLSALHPRYSVLQRERVMSELLPQVMRLCAAAAKYDMGLNIDAEEAERLDISLDIFEALARAPELKDWQGLGFVLQAYQKRAPHVADWLIALGRDTGRKLMVRLVKGAYWDTEIKHAQQMGLSDYPVYTRKCHTDLSYQVCAQKLLDARDAIYPQFATHNAYTVGLILEMAGDSEGFEFQRLHGMGHLLYAQVEAVHGKRVPIRVYAPVGAHKDLLPYLVRRLLENGANSSFVNRFMDEKTPIDELVQDTLKLSEACNPYRHPKIPVPEDIYMGAEALPRKNSHGLELTDPLAVEPLLATVEKMRGKEFRGGPIVDGVMGKTDLPVHNPATGALVGYTANTDKQLIEQAYADASEAQIAWDRLGGAKRAEILDRIADLYEQHINDLTALICLEAGRTLNDGISEVREAVDFCRYYANGARKHFSEPTDLPGPTGESNQLFLSGRGTFVTISPWNFPLAIFTGQVVAGLAAGNAVLAKPAEQTPLIAARAVELMHDAGVPTKVLHLITGTGAAVGAALIEDPRLSGVAFTGSTETARLINKQLADKEGPIIPLIAETGGQNVMIVDSTALPEQVVDDVIQSAFLSAGQRCSALRILCVQDVIADNLLNMLKGACEELTLGDPSKLETDIGPVIDDKALSMLEDHRERMQQEAKPLFAFDESKKPANGTFFGPQVVEIEDFSLLKREVFGPFLHVVRFKAGELEDVIRRINATGYGLTFGLHSRIEGRAHAVFKRINVGNTYVNRDMVGAVVGVNPFGGQGLSGTGPKAGGPHYLFRFANEKTKTINVVATGGNTELFTLGE; encoded by the coding sequence ATGTCGACAACACTTGCCGGCCAATCCACCGACCAGTTGCACGGTGCCCGCCAGCGGGCCCGCCAGTATCTGCACGCGGATGAAAACCAGTGCGTCAGTGAACTGCTGGCCGCACCGCGCCCCAGCGACGAGCTGCGCCAACGTATCCTGCACAGCGCCCGCGAGCTGGTACGCCATTCACGCCAGCAGCGCAGCAAGCGCGGTACCCTGGACGCCTTCCTGCAGCAGTTCGGTCTGTCCAATAAGGAAGGCGTAGCACTGATGTGCCTGGCCGAATCCCTGTTGCGGGTGCCCGATGCCGACACCGCCGACAAGCTGATCGCCGAGAAAGTGCACTCCGGCAACTGGTCCAGCCACCGCGGCCAGTCTGATTCGCTGTTCGTCAACGCCTCCACCTGGGGCCTGATGCTGACCGGCAGTATCGTCGAACTCGACCCGGACATCACCGACCAACCCTCGTCCTGGATGAAGCGCCTGGTCAGCCGCATGGGTGAGCCGATGGTGCGCACCTCGATGATGCAGGCGATGAAAATCATGGGCGGCCAGTACGTACTGGGCCGCACCATCGAGGAGGCCCTGAAGCGCGGCCCGGCGGAAAACGCCTCCGGCACCCGCTTCTCCTTCGACATGCTGGGCGAAGGCGCCCGCACCATGGCGGACGCCGAGCGCTACTTCGACGCCTATATGATGGCGATCGAGAAGATCGGCAAGCACAACACCCAGCACGACGTGGTCGAAGCCAACGGCATCTCGATCAAGCTCTCGGCTCTGCACCCGCGCTACAGCGTGCTGCAGCGCGAGCGGGTTATGAGCGAGCTGCTGCCGCAGGTCATGCGCCTGTGCGCAGCGGCGGCCAAATACGATATGGGCCTCAATATCGACGCCGAGGAAGCCGAGCGCCTCGATATCTCCCTGGACATTTTTGAAGCCCTGGCCCGCGCCCCGGAACTGAAAGACTGGCAGGGGCTCGGCTTCGTGCTGCAGGCATACCAGAAGCGCGCTCCGCACGTGGCCGACTGGCTGATTGCGCTGGGCCGCGACACCGGCCGCAAGCTGATGGTGCGCCTGGTGAAGGGCGCCTACTGGGACACCGAGATCAAGCACGCCCAGCAGATGGGCCTGTCCGACTACCCGGTATACACGCGCAAGTGCCACACCGACCTGTCTTACCAGGTATGCGCGCAGAAGCTGCTGGATGCGCGCGATGCCATCTACCCGCAGTTCGCGACCCACAACGCCTACACCGTGGGCCTGATCCTGGAAATGGCCGGCGACAGCGAAGGTTTCGAGTTCCAGCGCCTGCACGGCATGGGTCACCTGCTGTACGCGCAGGTTGAAGCGGTACACGGCAAGCGTGTGCCGATCCGCGTGTACGCCCCGGTGGGTGCGCACAAAGACCTGCTGCCCTACCTGGTGCGCCGCCTGCTCGAGAACGGCGCCAACAGCTCATTCGTAAACCGCTTTATGGATGAGAAAACCCCGATCGATGAACTGGTGCAGGACACCCTCAAACTGAGCGAAGCCTGCAACCCCTACCGCCACCCGAAAATCCCGGTACCAGAGGACATTTACATGGGCGCAGAGGCACTGCCACGGAAAAATTCACACGGCCTGGAACTCACCGACCCGCTGGCGGTGGAACCGCTGCTGGCCACCGTGGAAAAGATGCGCGGCAAGGAATTTCGCGGCGGCCCGATCGTCGACGGCGTTATGGGCAAAACCGACCTGCCGGTGCACAACCCGGCCACCGGCGCGCTGGTGGGCTACACCGCCAACACCGACAAGCAGCTGATCGAGCAGGCCTACGCTGATGCCAGCGAAGCACAGATCGCCTGGGACCGCCTCGGCGGCGCCAAGCGCGCAGAGATCCTGGACCGCATCGCCGACCTGTACGAGCAGCATATCAACGACCTGACCGCGCTGATCTGCCTGGAAGCCGGCCGCACCCTGAACGACGGCATCAGTGAAGTGCGCGAAGCGGTGGACTTCTGCCGCTACTACGCCAACGGTGCACGCAAGCACTTCAGCGAGCCGACCGACCTGCCCGGCCCCACCGGCGAGAGCAACCAGCTGTTCCTGAGCGGCCGCGGCACCTTCGTGACCATCAGCCCGTGGAACTTCCCGCTGGCGATCTTCACCGGCCAGGTGGTGGCCGGCCTCGCCGCCGGTAACGCGGTACTGGCCAAGCCCGCCGAACAGACACCGCTGATCGCCGCCCGCGCGGTAGAGCTGATGCATGACGCCGGCGTGCCCACCAAGGTGCTGCACCTGATCACCGGCACCGGCGCCGCCGTCGGCGCGGCGCTGATCGAGGACCCGCGCCTGTCCGGCGTGGCCTTCACCGGCTCCACCGAAACCGCGCGCCTGATCAACAAGCAGCTGGCGGACAAGGAAGGCCCGATCATCCCGCTGATCGCCGAGACCGGCGGCCAGAACGTGATGATCGTCGACTCCACCGCCCTGCCCGAGCAGGTGGTGGACGACGTGATCCAATCCGCCTTCCTCAGTGCCGGCCAGCGCTGCTCCGCCCTGCGCATCCTCTGCGTGCAGGACGTGATCGCCGACAACCTGCTGAACATGCTCAAGGGCGCCTGCGAGGAACTGACCCTCGGCGACCCGTCCAAGCTGGAAACCGATATCGGCCCGGTGATCGACGACAAGGCCCTGTCCATGCTCGAAGACCACCGCGAGCGCATGCAGCAAGAAGCCAAGCCGCTGTTCGCGTTCGACGAGAGCAAGAAACCGGCCAACGGCACCTTCTTCGGCCCGCAGGTGGTCGAGATCGAGGACTTCTCGCTGTTGAAGCGCGAAGTGTTCGGCCCGTTCCTGCACGTGGTGCGTTTCAAGGCCGGTGAACTGGAAGACGTGATCCGCCGCATCAACGCCACCGGCTACGGCCTGACCTTCGGCCTGCACTCGCGCATCGAAGGCCGCGCGCACGCCGTGTTCAAGCGCATCAACGTCGGCAACACCTACGTCAACCGCGATATGGTCGGCGCCGTGGTGGGCGTCAACCCGTTCGGCGGCCAGGGCCTCTCCGGCACCGGCCCCAAAGCCGGCGGCCCGCACTACCTGTTCCGCTTCGCCAACGAAAAAACCAAGACCATCAACGTCGTCGCCACCGGCGGCAACACCGAGCTGTTTACCCTCGGCGAGTAA
- a CDS encoding ankyrin repeat domain-containing protein codes for MKAFVISTVLILSGCGFYDANDKVNLIISCASGDFEKVKEFSEKVRSLDYVSIKGDTPLVAASYNGHLTVVKYLIQKGATCNFPDELGNTAKSVALERGYKDIVGFLQADSTCTK; via the coding sequence ATGAAAGCGTTCGTTATTTCTACTGTATTAATACTTTCTGGATGCGGATTCTACGATGCCAATGACAAGGTAAATCTGATCATTAGTTGTGCTAGCGGGGATTTTGAAAAAGTGAAGGAGTTTTCCGAAAAGGTACGATCACTAGATTATGTCTCTATCAAGGGAGATACTCCGTTGGTGGCCGCAAGCTATAATGGCCATTTGACGGTGGTTAAGTACCTGATTCAGAAAGGTGCGACTTGTAATTTTCCTGACGAGTTGGGCAATACGGCGAAATCAGTCGCACTTGAGAGAGGATACAAGGATATAGTTGGTTTTCTACAGGCTGATAGCACATGTACAAAGTAG
- a CDS encoding DUF6404 family protein, translated as MNSLEKYKKAADFLVKNGIEKKSLVPRYVRFLANLGFEVKHPAYASISYNHLRYLLQLFLPFSAGIGISLLLGRSVDYKIWVGAVIILPLVFSLYDWSRASDKNLPRWDDL; from the coding sequence ATGAATAGTTTAGAAAAATACAAAAAGGCCGCTGATTTTCTTGTCAAAAATGGCATTGAAAAAAAGTCATTGGTCCCACGTTATGTGAGATTTCTTGCAAATCTTGGGTTTGAGGTAAAGCACCCGGCTTATGCGTCAATTTCATACAACCATTTACGGTACTTGCTCCAACTATTTTTGCCGTTTTCTGCAGGTATCGGAATTTCACTGCTGTTGGGTCGAAGTGTCGACTATAAAATTTGGGTTGGCGCAGTTATTATTCTTCCGCTTGTATTTTCTCTATACGATTGGTCTCGTGCCTCAGATAAAAATCTTCCGCGTTGGGATGATCTATGA
- a CDS encoding VOC family protein: protein MKVKRIMANTATSDLSKAKAFYMDILGLELLMDHGWFKTYGSDATMTIQVSFGSEGGSGTPVPDLSIEVDDIQSALSQFKMAKVPIEYGPVSEPWGVTRFYVRDPFGKLINILQHERANAPD, encoded by the coding sequence ATGAAAGTTAAGCGCATTATGGCCAATACGGCCACATCTGACCTCAGCAAAGCGAAGGCCTTTTATATGGACATACTGGGCCTTGAACTCTTAATGGATCACGGCTGGTTCAAGACATACGGATCAGATGCAACGATGACTATTCAAGTGAGTTTCGGGTCTGAGGGCGGCTCGGGGACTCCTGTCCCCGATCTATCCATCGAGGTTGATGACATCCAATCTGCATTGTCACAGTTCAAGATGGCGAAGGTTCCAATCGAGTATGGGCCCGTCAGCGAGCCCTGGGGTGTTACGCGCTTCTACGTTCGCGACCCTTTCGGAAAGCTCATTAATATTTTACAACACGAGCGAGCGAATGCCCCTGACTAA